In Anopheles gambiae chromosome 2, idAnoGambNW_F1_1, whole genome shotgun sequence, a single window of DNA contains:
- the LOC1270115 gene encoding loricrin: MLKKTIVLSCLVAVVLCAADLETAETSWGGGGGGWSSGGGGGGWSSGGGGGYGGGKKVIIISSGGGGHGGSGGWSSGGRSLGGGGGWSSGGSGLGKGWSSGGGSYGGGGSYGGGGYSKGWPVSKGWSSGGSSFGGGYGGGSSFGGGHSGGGWSSGGSSLGGWPSGGGVSKGWPSSGGGYGGSQGWSSGGSGGYGGGSHGGWSSGGSGLGGGYGGGGGGWSSGRSLGGSGGWSSGGLSSKGWPSSGGSKGWPSGGYGGGSSGWSSGGSGWSGSSGW; this comes from the exons ATGTTGAAG AAAACGATCGTTCTGAGCTGCCTGGTTGCGGTGGTTCTCTGCGCCGCTGACCTGGAAACGGCCGAAACTTCTTGGggaggcggtggtggtggctggaGCAGCGGCGGAGGTGGTGGCGGTTggagcagcggcggcggcggcggttaTGGCGGTGGCAAGAAGGTGATCATCATCTCGTCCGGCGGCGGTGGACACGGAGGCAGCGGAGGCTGGAGCAGCGGTGGACGCAGcctcggcggtggtggcggatGGTCTAGCGGTGGCAGCGGACTTGGCAAGGGTTGGTCCAGCGGCGGTGGATCGTACGGAGGCGGTGGCTCTTACGGAGGCGGTGGCTACTCGAAGGGTTGGCCCGTCAGCAAGGGCTGGTCCAGCGGAGGCTCCTCGTTCGGTGGCGGATACGGTGGTGGCAGCAGCTTTGGCGGTGGCCACTCGGGAGGTGGCTGGAGCTCGGGCGGCAGCAGCCTCGGTGGATGGCCGTCGGGTGGTGGCGTGAGCAAGGGATGGCCGTCGTCGGGCGGTGGATACGGTGGTAGCCAGGGATGGTCCTCGGGCGGTAGCGGTGGATACGGCGGCGGTAGCCATGGAGGATGGTCGTCCGGTGGCAGTGGACTCGGCGGTGGATACggaggcggcggtggtggctgGAGCTCGGGCCGCAGCCTGGGCGGTTCGGGCGGCTGGTCGTCGGGTGGACTGTCGAGCAAGGGTTGGCCGTCGAGCGGTGGTAGCAAGGGCTGGCCGTCGGGCGGTTATGGCGGTGGTAGCAGCGGCTGGtccagcggcggcagcggctggAGCGGTTCCAGCGGCTGGTAA